A DNA window from Deltaproteobacteria bacterium contains the following coding sequences:
- a CDS encoding FeoB-associated Cys-rich membrane protein, which yields MDHQTIIVFAVILLAAVYVGRRLWRTKKAQSGCSMCPHNHQRADDYA from the coding sequence ATGGACCATCAAACCATCATCGTGTTCGCGGTTATTCTGCTCGCCGCCGTCTATGTCGGACGCCGACTCTGGCGCACGAAGAAAGCGCAGTCCGGCTGTAGCATGTGCCCGCATAACCACCAACGCGCGGACGATTACGCCTGA
- a CDS encoding prolipoprotein diacylglyceryl transferase produces MYPVLLHLGPITIYSYGVMMALGFISAGWTLGREFQRRGKDPNLASTFVLWAAIGGLMGARLLFVLQEWRAFLDDPWSLLFTGAGFVWYGGLLGGIVGVSLCIRRYGLLWGEMMDAVAPSIALGHGVGRIGCHLAGDGDWGPPTTLPWGVAYPNAIVGWDFPPGVYVHPTPLYETTAYLLVFAFLWMRRAQSPRPGTQFGWYLVLASTARFFLEFVRVNPSLAFGFSQAQVLSVFLVFAGAFLVLRDRETSSTATAAEAQVSHGKRR; encoded by the coding sequence ATGTATCCAGTACTATTGCACCTTGGGCCGATTACGATCTACAGCTATGGCGTCATGATGGCGTTGGGTTTTATCTCCGCCGGATGGACGCTCGGACGTGAATTCCAGCGGCGGGGGAAAGATCCGAACCTCGCATCCACCTTCGTTTTATGGGCCGCCATCGGCGGGTTAATGGGCGCGCGCTTGTTGTTCGTGCTGCAAGAATGGCGTGCGTTTCTCGATGACCCGTGGTCGTTACTGTTCACCGGGGCGGGGTTCGTGTGGTATGGCGGGCTGCTTGGCGGCATCGTCGGCGTGAGCCTCTGCATTCGCCGCTACGGTTTATTGTGGGGCGAAATGATGGATGCCGTGGCCCCGTCCATTGCCTTAGGGCATGGCGTCGGTCGCATCGGCTGTCACTTAGCTGGAGATGGAGATTGGGGACCGCCGACCACGCTGCCCTGGGGAGTGGCGTATCCGAACGCGATTGTCGGCTGGGATTTCCCTCCCGGCGTGTATGTCCATCCCACGCCGCTGTACGAAACCACGGCCTATCTGTTGGTCTTTGCCTTCCTGTGGATGCGCCGCGCGCAGTCGCCTCGTCCGGGCACCCAGTTCGGTTGGTATTTGGTGCTGGCGAGCACGGCGCGCTTCTTTCTCGAATTCGTGCGCGTGAATCCGTCGCTGGCGTTTGGCTTCTCGCAGGCCCAGGTGCTTAGCGTTTTTCTCGTTTTCGCCGGGGCTTTCCTGGTGCTCCGTGATCGTGAGACTAGCAGTACGGCGACCGCCGCAGAGGCACAAGTGTCGCACGGGAAACGACGATGA
- a CDS encoding tRNA (cytidine(34)-2'-O)-methyltransferase has translation MHIVFVEPEIPPNTGTTARLCAATDTTFHLVGPLGFSLEDRYLKRAGLDYWPYVDVHHYPDWNDFLAHRPAGRLLGFSARVSRSYTQIHYHEDDLLLFGSETRGLPEHIRTSLADALYTIPMTGTHVRSLNLSNAAAIVLYEGLRQLGKV, from the coding sequence ATGCATATTGTCTTCGTCGAACCCGAGATTCCGCCCAACACCGGCACCACCGCACGGCTGTGTGCCGCAACCGACACCACCTTTCACCTAGTCGGCCCGTTAGGCTTCTCGCTGGAAGATCGCTATCTCAAGCGCGCGGGACTCGACTACTGGCCGTACGTCGATGTGCACCACTATCCGGATTGGAACGACTTTCTTGCCCATCGCCCGGCAGGAAGACTCCTGGGATTTTCCGCTCGCGTGAGCCGGTCGTACACTCAGATCCACTACCATGAGGACGATCTTCTCCTCTTTGGTAGCGAGACCCGCGGGCTTCCGGAACACATTCGCACGAGTCTCGCCGATGCGCTCTACACTATCCCTATGACAGGGACACATGTCCGCAGCCTCAATCTCTCGAACGCGGCGGCCATTGTGTTGTATGAGGGGCTGCGACAATTGGGAAAGGTCTAG
- a CDS encoding Mut7-C RNAse domain-containing protein: protein MPDPHVILTSSSPPLFLADRMVGKLARWLRLLGYDTAYLPQLSPEGVMREARRQGRILLTRDTRISRRKDAPVFLFIRHDRFREQLQQVLSELRLRPGPLLLTRCAACNDLLDRVAKEAVRDQVPDYVWQTQEEFRRCPECRRLYWGATHKERVMEELERLQLVDVREGE, encoded by the coding sequence ATGCCAGATCCTCACGTTATTCTTACATCTTCGTCTCCTCCGCTTTTTCTCGCGGATCGTATGGTCGGCAAACTGGCGCGCTGGCTACGTCTGCTCGGTTATGACACCGCTTATCTCCCGCAGCTCTCGCCCGAGGGCGTCATGCGAGAAGCGCGGCGACAAGGACGCATCCTGCTCACCCGAGACACCCGCATCTCGCGCCGCAAGGATGCTCCAGTCTTCCTCTTCATCCGCCATGATCGATTTCGTGAACAACTCCAGCAAGTGCTCTCGGAGTTACGTCTGCGGCCTGGACCGTTGCTCCTGACCCGCTGCGCCGCATGTAACGATCTGCTTGACCGTGTGGCCAAGGAAGCCGTGCGCGACCAGGTGCCTGACTATGTGTGGCAGACCCAGGAAGAGTTCCGCCGCTGCCCGGAGTGCCGCCGCCTCTACTGGGGCGCGACGCATAAAGAGCGAGTCATGGAAGAACTGGAGCGGTTGCAGCTGGTGGACGTGAGGGAAGGGGAGTAG
- a CDS encoding TlpA family protein disulfide reductase yields MKRVFVLVLVVFGAGLLLTLFRAPSTGPSVAPDFILPDMNGQVVRLSQLKGKVVLLNLWATWCPPCRKEMPTMEVLHRKLKGADFVLLAASQDIDGKNVVAPYVQEHGFTFPVLLDVNGETGKKYGATGYPETFIIDRQGVIVHRHIGYNDWARPAVEAALRKLADQGVWEGWPEGSAAGEQAPLR; encoded by the coding sequence ATGAAAAGAGTATTCGTCCTCGTGCTGGTCGTGTTTGGAGCCGGGTTGCTGTTGACCCTTTTTCGTGCGCCGTCAACAGGACCGAGCGTTGCACCCGACTTCATTCTCCCAGATATGAACGGCCAAGTCGTGCGCCTTTCGCAGTTGAAGGGCAAGGTGGTGCTGCTCAACCTGTGGGCGACGTGGTGCCCGCCGTGTCGCAAGGAAATGCCGACGATGGAAGTGCTGCATCGGAAGCTGAAGGGCGCGGATTTTGTGCTGCTGGCGGCAAGTCAGGACATAGACGGCAAAAATGTCGTGGCTCCGTATGTCCAAGAGCACGGCTTCACCTTTCCGGTCTTACTCGATGTCAATGGAGAGACGGGCAAGAAGTACGGTGCCACTGGCTATCCGGAAACGTTCATCATCGATCGTCAGGGCGTGATCGTGCATCGGCACATTGGCTACAACGATTGGGCGCGACCCGCCGTGGAGGCCGCGCTGCGTAAATTAGCAGACCAAGGCGTGTGGGAAGGATGGCCGGAAGGGAGCGCGGCTGGAGAGCAAGCGCCGCTGCGGTGA
- a CDS encoding S41 family peptidase — MMQSRRKRFFAGLVVCLVVSGVVLFGGQGPERVAAVGRDTYEGLEAFTNVLAIVQKNYVEEVGPQKLVDGAINGMLNALDPHSAYLTPDLYKELQVDTEGSFGGLGIEITIREGMLTVVSPIEDTPAHRAGVKSGDQIVKIEGELTKDMSLVEAVKKMRGPKGSKIVISVRREGVNKLLDFSLVREVIRVQSVKSHTLEKGYGYIRLAQFQDRTGTDLDAALTKLTQENSKLEGLVLDLRNNPGGLLSQAVKVSDTFLDSGLVVYTEGRLDNQKQKYFAHPGGYVDVPMVVIVNGGSASASEIVAGALQDHGRAVVLGIQTFGKGSVQTILPLESGAALRLTTALYYTPNGRSIQVTGVTPDVIVDNYPPTQVATREQREVREENLRGHFNNKKVPSSTSTKKEKETPEEAAKSAESGEASPESQVKEGELGKDPQLDRALHLLKNWETFKTTVATVDKTATGAIKTEGK; from the coding sequence ATGATGCAAAGCAGACGCAAAAGATTTTTTGCTGGATTAGTCGTATGCCTCGTGGTGAGTGGCGTGGTGTTATTCGGCGGGCAGGGGCCGGAACGTGTAGCGGCTGTCGGTCGCGATACTTATGAAGGGCTGGAGGCGTTTACCAACGTCTTGGCGATCGTACAAAAGAACTACGTTGAAGAGGTCGGTCCGCAAAAGCTGGTTGATGGTGCGATTAACGGCATGTTAAACGCGCTCGATCCGCATAGCGCCTACCTGACACCGGATTTGTACAAAGAACTGCAAGTCGACACCGAGGGCAGCTTTGGCGGCTTGGGGATCGAAATTACCATCCGCGAAGGGATGCTCACGGTTGTGTCTCCCATCGAAGATACCCCGGCGCATCGAGCGGGAGTCAAATCTGGCGACCAGATTGTCAAAATCGAAGGCGAGCTGACCAAAGACATGAGCTTGGTCGAAGCCGTGAAAAAGATGCGCGGGCCGAAAGGCAGCAAGATTGTCATTTCGGTGCGACGCGAAGGAGTCAATAAACTCCTCGACTTTTCTCTGGTCCGTGAAGTGATTCGCGTCCAAAGCGTGAAGTCGCACACTTTAGAGAAGGGCTATGGCTACATTCGCTTAGCGCAATTCCAGGATCGCACCGGGACGGATCTCGATGCCGCCTTAACGAAGCTGACGCAAGAGAACAGCAAACTCGAAGGGCTGGTCTTGGATTTACGCAACAATCCCGGCGGATTGCTGAGCCAGGCCGTTAAAGTGTCTGACACCTTCCTCGACTCCGGGTTGGTTGTGTACACAGAAGGGCGCTTGGATAATCAAAAGCAGAAGTATTTCGCTCACCCTGGCGGGTATGTGGATGTGCCGATGGTGGTGATCGTCAACGGCGGGAGCGCCAGCGCGTCGGAAATCGTGGCTGGAGCGCTCCAGGACCACGGGCGGGCGGTCGTTCTGGGAATACAAACTTTTGGCAAAGGTTCGGTGCAAACTATTCTGCCGTTGGAAAGCGGCGCCGCCTTGCGCTTAACCACGGCGTTATACTACACGCCCAATGGCCGTTCCATCCAAGTGACGGGTGTAACGCCGGACGTCATCGTCGATAACTACCCCCCCACGCAAGTGGCGACCCGTGAGCAACGCGAAGTGCGAGAAGAAAACCTCCGTGGTCATTTCAATAATAAGAAAGTCCCGTCATCGACTTCGACCAAGAAGGAGAAGGAGACGCCTGAAGAGGCGGCCAAAAGCGCTGAGAGCGGGGAAGCCTCTCCTGAGTCGCAGGTGAAAGAGGGAGAGTTGGGCAAAGATCCGCAACTGGACCGCGCACTGCATCTGTTGAAAAACTGGGAAACGTTCAAGACGACGGTTGCTACTGTCGATAAGACCGCCACCGGTGCGATTAAGACTGAAGGAAAATAA
- a CDS encoding transglutaminase domain-containing protein gives MQAGIRVFYAARFSLYNTCTADGRIPTMQRIIKLAIVIFWAIMASVLVRRNLPEPQPPAPTLPSLASAPALTTQPKQEEWMGIYHQDHKVGYLQRQLSPTATGYQWEEVWRLRLRFLDTPQTIHTEIRADTDRSFALTGFDFRLLSSGLTFHANGKVSNHKLDGQMTTGGETSPFAFPLQSPIYLPATTQMTLRGAPLQAGEERQFNIFNPLSMRTDPITVVVVGPDTLTIKGKQHDTTKVRERFGDTTMYAWLDAEGKVVKEEAALGLVLLRESQQDALGGGWQEQGSLDLTTSAAIPVQHPLPHPRTLTSLRLRLSSADDSLRFSFPPRQQHQDQVLTIAQEALPSLLTYQLPQTDPSFAEDLAPTPFLQSAHPRLVTQMQQILGPERDALHVTRYLLNWTYSTIEKTPTVGLPTALEVLDSKRGDCNEHAVLFTALARAAGLPARIAAGVVYLDGAFYYHAWSEVWLGQWVAVDPTFQQFPADATHVKFVEGGPEQHMALLKTIGQIKLEVMEYR, from the coding sequence GTGCAAGCGGGAATCCGGGTCTTTTATGCGGCCCGGTTTTCCTTGTACAATACCTGCACGGCGGACGGCCGCATCCCCACCATGCAACGCATCATCAAACTTGCCATTGTCATCTTCTGGGCCATCATGGCGAGTGTGCTTGTGCGGCGGAACTTGCCGGAGCCCCAACCACCAGCACCCACTCTTCCCTCCCTCGCCTCTGCCCCCGCTCTGACTACCCAACCGAAGCAAGAAGAATGGATGGGCATTTACCATCAAGATCACAAGGTCGGTTATCTCCAACGGCAACTCTCCCCCACCGCAACGGGCTACCAGTGGGAAGAGGTTTGGCGCCTGCGGCTGCGTTTTCTCGACACCCCCCAGACCATCCATACCGAAATACGCGCCGACACGGACCGTTCTTTCGCTCTCACCGGTTTCGATTTTCGCTTGTTGAGTTCGGGACTAACGTTTCATGCCAACGGCAAGGTCTCCAACCACAAGCTCGACGGGCAGATGACCACCGGTGGCGAGACCTCGCCCTTTGCGTTCCCCCTTCAGTCACCGATCTACTTGCCAGCGACGACGCAAATGACCCTGCGCGGGGCTCCGCTACAAGCAGGCGAGGAGCGGCAGTTCAATATCTTCAATCCCCTGTCCATGCGCACGGACCCGATTACGGTCGTAGTCGTTGGGCCGGACACTCTCACTATCAAAGGTAAGCAGCACGACACCACCAAAGTCCGCGAACGCTTTGGCGATACCACCATGTATGCTTGGCTCGACGCCGAAGGGAAAGTCGTGAAAGAAGAAGCCGCGCTCGGTCTGGTGCTGCTACGCGAATCGCAACAAGACGCCCTCGGCGGTGGCTGGCAAGAGCAAGGCTCACTCGACCTGACCACCTCAGCCGCCATCCCCGTACAACACCCTCTCCCCCATCCTCGCACTCTCACCAGTCTGCGACTGCGGTTGTCCAGTGCTGACGACTCGCTCAGGTTTTCGTTCCCGCCGCGCCAGCAACACCAGGATCAAGTGCTGACCATCGCCCAGGAAGCGCTCCCCTCGCTCCTGACCTACCAGCTCCCTCAGACAGACCCGTCGTTTGCCGAGGATCTAGCACCGACACCGTTCCTGCAAAGCGCCCACCCACGGCTCGTCACCCAAATGCAACAGATTCTCGGGCCAGAGCGCGATGCGCTGCACGTCACGCGATACCTGCTGAACTGGACCTACTCCACCATCGAAAAAACGCCCACCGTAGGCTTGCCCACGGCCTTGGAAGTCCTCGATAGCAAAAGGGGCGACTGCAACGAGCATGCCGTGCTGTTCACCGCCCTCGCGCGTGCGGCTGGTCTACCGGCACGCATCGCAGCAGGTGTGGTATATCTCGACGGCGCTTTTTACTACCATGCCTGGTCGGAGGTCTGGCTAGGGCAGTGGGTCGCGGTAGACCCCACGTTCCAGCAATTCCCAGCAGACGCCACGCATGTCAAGTTTGTCGAAGGCGGACCGGAACAACATATGGCGTTGCTGAAAACGATTGGGCAGATCAAGCTGGAGGTCATGGAGTATCGATAG
- a CDS encoding DUF1285 domain-containing protein: protein MAKAGFWAIDPTRKISFGKDGWWYANDERIQNRRINLLFSQHVHRTPEGHYEIAIGWDKVIVVIDDVPFVITQVSGDATHGLLLRLNDESEERLDPTTLSISSDNVLYCRVKGGDHSARFLRPAYYQITEYVQEDTDSGRFLLRLGNVTHPIPMSD from the coding sequence ATGGCCAAAGCAGGATTTTGGGCAATCGACCCGACACGGAAGATCAGTTTCGGCAAAGACGGCTGGTGGTACGCCAACGACGAGCGTATTCAAAACCGCCGCATCAATTTGCTCTTTAGCCAGCATGTCCACAGAACTCCCGAGGGCCATTACGAAATCGCTATCGGTTGGGACAAGGTCATTGTCGTTATCGACGATGTCCCCTTTGTCATCACCCAAGTGAGTGGCGACGCCACCCACGGCTTGCTCCTCCGCCTCAATGACGAGAGCGAAGAGCGGCTCGACCCGACCACACTCTCGATCAGTTCAGACAATGTCCTCTATTGCCGCGTCAAAGGAGGAGACCACAGCGCACGTTTCCTGCGTCCTGCGTACTACCAAATCACGGAGTACGTCCAAGAGGACACGGACAGCGGCAGATTCCTGCTCCGCCTTGGCAACGTAACGCACCCGATTCCGATGAGCGATTAA
- the feoB gene encoding ferrous iron transport protein B, whose protein sequence is MTSVASPDSVPPSSYAASPQVSAQRRYTVAVVGNPNTGKTTLFNALTGLSQHTGNYPGVTVESALGEFTIDGQRFLAVDLPGTYSLAPRAPDEMIAVSVLLGLGEDIAAPDVVLCVLDATHLDRNLYLLTQVLEVGLPVVAALTMTDLARKQGIVLDVPELENRLGAPVIPVQATKRLGIHELKQAVGRATRTTFVQNQPIPLPVVFTTEVDQLLKLFAAQNRHRTPSRFLIERLLIDAGGSIEQVLIQQFGVTILPQVTAARTRLATAGASPQQLETDARYRWISQVIEATVRQPQVAIRTWNDRIDAVVTHKVWGLGIFLMTMVIVFQAIFSWSAPLMDGIEATFGALGIWIGGFVAEGPLQSLLVDGIVGGVGAVVVFVPQIALLFGLIAVLEDSGYMARAAFLMDRVMASFGLSGRSFIPLLSSFACAVPGIMATRSIDNRRDRIATILIAPLMSCSARLPVYVLFISAFIPAQTVLGVFGLQGTLLFVMYLLGLVFAPPIAFLLKRTMLKGESVPFLLELPPFQVPAWRVVLFRMYDRSWAFIKRAGTIILATTILVWALSYYPHQPQIAEEFTARRATAAPEEMERLNTEEAGARLRGSYLGQAGHTIEPLVRPLGWDWKIGMATLASFPAREVIIAALGTIYNLGNEQDEESVQLREAMRAERWPDGRLVYTPVVAVSVMVFFALCCQCGATLATIKRETGSWGYAAFTFTYMTSLAYLGALLVYQVGSRLVDS, encoded by the coding sequence ATGACATCCGTGGCGTCTCCAGATTCCGTTCCTCCGTCTTCATACGCCGCTTCTCCTCAAGTCTCCGCCCAACGCCGTTACACTGTCGCCGTTGTCGGCAACCCAAATACCGGAAAAACCACGCTTTTTAACGCGCTGACCGGTCTGTCGCAGCACACCGGCAACTATCCCGGCGTGACGGTCGAAAGCGCGTTAGGAGAATTTACAATCGACGGCCAGCGCTTCCTTGCTGTAGACTTGCCGGGGACCTATTCGCTGGCACCGCGCGCCCCGGACGAGATGATTGCTGTCAGCGTCTTATTAGGACTCGGCGAAGATATTGCCGCGCCGGATGTCGTCCTCTGTGTCCTCGACGCCACCCACCTCGACCGCAATCTCTATTTACTGACACAAGTGCTGGAGGTGGGCTTGCCAGTCGTGGCCGCGTTGACCATGACCGACCTCGCCCGCAAACAGGGCATCGTGTTAGATGTTCCCGAGTTGGAAAACCGGCTCGGCGCTCCAGTAATCCCCGTGCAAGCCACCAAACGCCTGGGTATTCACGAACTCAAACAAGCCGTGGGGCGCGCTACCCGTACGACCTTCGTGCAGAATCAGCCGATTCCTCTCCCGGTAGTATTCACCACAGAGGTGGACCAACTCCTCAAACTCTTCGCCGCGCAGAATCGGCACCGCACCCCGTCGCGTTTCCTTATCGAACGCCTTCTGATTGACGCCGGTGGCTCGATAGAACAGGTCCTCATCCAACAATTCGGAGTGACGATCCTTCCGCAAGTTACTGCCGCCAGAACACGACTCGCTACAGCAGGCGCTTCGCCTCAACAACTGGAAACCGACGCCCGCTACCGATGGATTTCTCAGGTCATCGAAGCTACGGTTCGCCAACCGCAGGTCGCCATCCGAACTTGGAACGACCGCATCGATGCCGTGGTCACGCACAAGGTTTGGGGGTTGGGAATCTTTCTCATGACTATGGTGATCGTCTTCCAGGCGATTTTTTCCTGGTCCGCTCCGCTCATGGACGGCATAGAAGCGACCTTCGGCGCTCTTGGCATCTGGATTGGCGGCTTTGTTGCCGAAGGACCACTGCAAAGCTTATTGGTCGATGGCATCGTTGGCGGAGTCGGGGCGGTAGTCGTTTTTGTCCCGCAGATTGCCTTGCTCTTTGGGCTCATCGCGGTGCTCGAAGATTCGGGGTACATGGCGCGCGCGGCGTTTCTGATGGATCGCGTCATGGCCAGCTTCGGTCTGTCGGGCCGCAGTTTCATTCCGCTGCTGTCTTCGTTTGCGTGCGCGGTGCCGGGCATCATGGCGACCCGCAGCATCGACAATCGCCGGGATCGCATCGCCACTATCCTGATTGCGCCACTGATGAGCTGCAGCGCGCGCCTGCCGGTGTACGTCCTTTTCATCTCCGCCTTCATCCCGGCTCAAACCGTATTGGGCGTTTTCGGCTTGCAAGGGACGCTTCTCTTCGTCATGTACCTGCTCGGCCTTGTGTTCGCCCCGCCCATCGCTTTTCTGCTCAAACGCACGATGCTCAAAGGCGAATCCGTCCCGTTCTTACTCGAACTCCCACCGTTCCAAGTTCCCGCGTGGCGTGTGGTGTTGTTCCGCATGTACGACCGAAGTTGGGCTTTTATCAAACGCGCGGGGACGATCATTCTTGCCACCACCATCCTGGTCTGGGCGTTGTCCTATTACCCTCACCAACCGCAGATCGCGGAAGAATTTACCGCGCGCCGTGCGACCGCCGCGCCTGAAGAAATGGAACGTCTCAATACTGAAGAAGCCGGTGCGCGACTGCGCGGCAGCTACCTTGGCCAAGCTGGGCACACCATCGAACCGCTGGTCCGACCGCTCGGATGGGATTGGAAAATCGGCATGGCCACGCTCGCCAGCTTTCCCGCCCGTGAAGTCATCATCGCCGCGCTCGGTACGATTTATAACCTCGGCAACGAGCAAGACGAAGAAAGCGTGCAACTGCGGGAAGCCATGCGGGCAGAACGCTGGCCGGACGGACGTTTAGTCTACACCCCAGTCGTCGCGGTATCGGTCATGGTGTTCTTTGCGTTGTGCTGCCAATGCGGCGCGACCCTGGCGACGATTAAACGCGAAACCGGCTCCTGGGGATATGCGGCGTTCACCTTCACCTATATGACCAGCTTGGCGTATCTTGGTGCCTTACTCGTCTACCAAGTTGGCAGCAGACTGGTTGACTCTTGA
- a CDS encoding ABC transporter ATP-binding protein, giving the protein MIHLEHVTKRFGGFTAVDDLNLHIAEGEIFGFLGPNGAGKTTTIRMMMGLLKPTAGRILLGGHDLATEPLAAKAISTFVPDHPFVYEKLTGREFLHFVGGLYQVPEKLLQARAREGLEFFHLVEWGDELIETYSHGMKQRLVVAAALLPDPQILVVDEPMVGMDPIGARMFKALLRSLTLKGKTVFMSTHSLEVAEELCDRIGIILGGRLIALGTLDELQRQAGTEERLEEIFLRLTAAPDMLEAIDTLQAATARKSGV; this is encoded by the coding sequence ATGATCCACCTCGAACATGTCACAAAACGCTTTGGCGGCTTTACCGCAGTCGACGATCTGAACCTCCATATCGCTGAAGGCGAGATCTTCGGTTTCTTAGGACCGAATGGTGCCGGGAAAACCACGACGATCCGTATGATGATGGGTCTGCTCAAACCCACGGCAGGTCGGATTCTTCTGGGTGGCCATGATCTGGCTACGGAACCGCTCGCCGCCAAGGCGATTTCCACTTTCGTACCTGACCATCCGTTCGTGTACGAGAAATTGACCGGGCGCGAGTTTCTTCATTTTGTCGGAGGCTTGTACCAAGTGCCGGAAAAGCTCCTCCAAGCACGGGCACGAGAAGGGCTCGAGTTCTTCCATCTTGTGGAATGGGGCGATGAGCTGATCGAGACCTATTCCCACGGCATGAAGCAGCGGCTGGTCGTTGCCGCCGCGCTCTTACCGGACCCGCAGATTCTCGTGGTCGACGAGCCCATGGTCGGCATGGACCCCATCGGCGCACGCATGTTCAAAGCCTTGCTGCGGTCCCTCACGCTCAAAGGCAAGACCGTGTTCATGTCTACGCACAGTCTGGAAGTCGCGGAGGAACTCTGCGACCGCATCGGTATCATTCTCGGCGGGCGCTTGATCGCCCTCGGCACATTGGACGAATTACAACGGCAAGCCGGGACAGAAGAACGGCTGGAAGAGATCTTTCTTCGTCTCACTGCCGCGCCGGATATGCTGGAGGCGATCGACACCCTGCAAGCCGCGACTGCCCGCAAGTCCGGTGTGTAG
- a CDS encoding D-tyrosyl-tRNA(Tyr) deacylase, whose amino-acid sequence MRVVIQRVSEASVQADDEQIGQIGTGLVVLLGVAATDIESDATYLIDKIVGLRIFPDTEGKFDRSVEDVHGSILVVSQFTLYGDCYKGRRPSFSDAAAPDKALPLYEYFVRTLRARQIPVATGKFQASMAVRLVNDGPVTIIIDSPTRTK is encoded by the coding sequence ATGCGGGTTGTCATTCAACGAGTCAGCGAAGCCAGCGTTCAGGCGGATGATGAGCAAATCGGCCAGATTGGGACCGGATTGGTCGTGTTGCTGGGCGTCGCTGCCACCGACATCGAATCGGACGCTACATATCTCATCGACAAGATCGTCGGTCTGCGGATCTTTCCAGATACGGAAGGAAAATTCGACCGCTCTGTGGAAGACGTGCACGGGTCGATTCTCGTGGTATCGCAGTTCACGCTGTACGGCGATTGTTACAAAGGTCGACGCCCTTCGTTCTCGGATGCCGCGGCACCGGACAAAGCCCTGCCGCTATACGAGTATTTCGTGCGCACGCTGCGCGCGCGACAGATTCCCGTCGCAACCGGAAAGTTTCAAGCCAGCATGGCAGTACGGCTGGTCAACGACGGCCCGGTGACCATCATTATCGACAGCCCGACACGGACCAAGTAA
- a CDS encoding ferrous iron transport protein A, with protein MKTLADLNPSEAGRIHSIVGLDGLSQRLAEMGFTPGQPVQVVRFAPLGDPMQIRIRGFDVALRKNEARRVTLTS; from the coding sequence ATGAAGACTTTAGCCGATCTTAATCCTTCCGAAGCCGGACGTATCCACTCCATCGTCGGTCTTGACGGACTCTCGCAACGACTGGCGGAAATGGGGTTCACTCCTGGACAACCGGTCCAAGTCGTGCGCTTCGCTCCTTTGGGAGACCCCATGCAGATTCGTATCCGTGGGTTCGATGTCGCGTTGCGAAAAAACGAAGCCCGCCGCGTTACCCTCACCTCATAA